Part of the Streptomyces antimycoticus genome, CCGATGTACGGTCCCGAGTTCGCCGCCGACCCGCACGGCACCTACGCGCGGATGCGCGCCACCCATGGGCCGATCGCACCGGTCGAGCTGACGCCGGGGGTGTATGCCTCGCTGGTCACCAGCTACCCGCTCGGCCTGGAGATCCTGCGCGACACCGAGCGGTTCGCCAAGGACCCGCGCGGCTGGCGGGCGATGCAGGACGGGAGTGTGGGGCCGGACAACCCGGTCGCCCCGATGATGATGTACCGGCCGAACGCGCTGTTCTGCGACGGGGAGGCCCACGCCCGGCTGCGCGGGGCGATCACCGACAGCCTGGACCGGGTGGATCCGCACGCCCTCAGCGAGTACGTCGAGCGCAGCGCCGAGACGCTGATCGACGCCTTCGCCTCCCGGGGCGAGGCCGACCTGATCATCGAGTACGCGTCGGTGCTCCCGCTGCTGGTCTTCAACCAGCTCTTCGGCGCACGCCCGGCGGACGGGCCGAAGCTGGTCGAGACGATGATGAAGCTCTTCGACAGTGGCGAGGAGGCGGCGGCGGCCAACGACGCGCTGCTCCACTGGATCTCCGGCCTGCTGGTGGACAAGCGCAAGCAGCTCTCCGCCGACGTCACCTCCTGGCTGATCGCGCATCCCTCGCAGCTCACCGACGACGAGCTGATGCAGCAGATGATCCTGCTGATGGCGGCCGGTACCGACCCCCAGCAGAATCTGATCGCCAACGCGCTGCGCCTGCTGCTGTCGGACGACCGCTTCGCCGGTGAGCTGTCCGGCGGCAGCATGCCCGTCGAGGACGCCCTGGACGAGGTCCTGTGGAACGACCCGCCGATGGCCAACTACGGCACCCGGTTCCCCCGGTACGACTGCGACGTGGCGGGCGTACGGCTGCGCAAGGGCGAACCGGTGCTCATCAGCTACGCCGCGGCCAACCACGAGGCGGCCATGGCCTCCGACCGCCGGTCCGGCAACCGCGCCCATCTGGCCTGGAGCGCGGGCGCCCACCGCTGCCCCGCCGAGCGGCCCGCCCGGGTGATCGCCTCCGTGGCCATCGAGCGGCTCCTGGACCGCCTCCCGGACATGGAGCTGGCGGTCCCCGTCGAGCGGCTGACCTGGCGGACCGGGCCCTTCGCCCGCGCCCTGGCCGCCCTGCCGGTGCGCTTCCCCGCCCAAGCGGTGGCCGCGCACGAGCCGTTCGCGGCGCCCACGTCCGAGCCGGTCCGATTCGACGAGACCTCTGGAGTCAGCCAATGGAACCCCGTCCCATCGTCCTCGACCCCGCCGGCCGCGACATCGCCGGAGAGGCAGCCCGAGTCGCCGCAGGCGGCGAGGCGACGCTTGTTGAGCTTCCTGACGGCGTGGTGGCGTGGGCAATAACCCGCCAGCGCACCCTCAAGGAGCTGCTGACCGACCCCCGGGTCTCCAAGGACCCCCGGCAGCACTGGCCCGCGTGGATCAACGGTGAGATCACGCCCGAGTGGCCGCTGATCACCTGGGTCGCCGTCGAGAACATGTTCACCGCCTACGGCGGCGACCACCGGCGGCTGCGCACCCTGGTCTCCAAGGCGTTCACCGCCCGGCGCACCGCCGCCCTGCGGCCGCGCATCGAGGAGATCTGCACCACGCTCCTGGACGACCTGGCCGCCGCGCCGGACGAGGTGGTCGACCTGCGCGAGGCGTACGCGTACCCGTTGCCGATCCAGGTGATCTCCGAGCTGTTCGGGCTCGACGACGAGAACCTGCGCGACCGGATGCGCCGGGTCGTGGACAGCATCTTCCACACCTCCGCCTCCCCCGAGGAGGTCACCGCCACCTTCAACGAGATGTATGCCGTCCTCGGTGAGCTGGTGGCCACCAAGCGCGAGCGGCCCGGCGACGACCTGACCAGCGGGCTGATCGCGGTGCGGGACGAGGAGAGCGGCTCCAAGCTCAGCGAGAAGGAGCTGACCGACACCCTCGCCCTGTTCCTCTCGGCCGGTCACGAGACCACGGTCAACCTCCTGGACAACGCCATCCACGCGCTGCTCACCCGGCCCGAGCAGCTCGAGCACGTCCGGGCCGGCCGGGCCACCTGGGAGGACGTGATCGAGGAGACGCTGCGGCACTCCGCCCCGGTGGCCAACCTGCCGCTGCGCTACGCCGTGGAGGACATCGAGCTGGACAGCGGCGTGGTGCTGCACAAGGGCGACGCGATCCTGGCCGCCTACGCGGCCGCCGGACGCGACCCGGAGGTGCACGGCGAGGACGCGGACCGCTTCGACGTCACCCGGCAGCTCAAGAGCCACCTGGCGTTCGGCCACGGCGTCCATCTGTGCGTCGGCGCCCCGCTGGGCCGGCTGGAGGCCGCGATCGCGCTCCCGGCGCTCTTCGACCGCTTCCCCGGGCTCACGCTCGCGTCCGGGCAGGAGCCGCTGGAGCCGGTGGAGTCCTTCATCTCCAACGGCCACCGCACCCTGCCCGCGCGCCTGTCCTGATCCCCTCCGGCGCCCTGCTCCCGCCCGCCCCTTTTCCCGGGGGTGGGCGGGTGGGCGGGGGCCCGCGCTACCCCTTACGATCCTCTGCGTGTCCAAACTGACCGACCTCCCGAAACGGATCCTGATCGGGCGGGCCCTGCGCAGCGACAAGCTGGGGGAGACTCTCCTCCCCAAGCGCATCGCGCTCCCCGTCTTCGCCTCCGACCCCCTGTCCTCCGTCGCGTATGCGCCGGGGCAGGTGATGATCGTTCTGTCCGTGGCGGGTGCGTCGGCCTACCACTACAGCCCGTGGATCACGATCGCCATCATCGTGCTGATGTTCACGGTGGTCGCCTCGTACCGCCAGAACGTGCACGCGTATCCCAGCGGGGGTGGTGACTACGAGGTCGCCACCACCAACCTCGGCCCCAAGGCGGGTCTGACGGTCGCCAGCGCCCTGCTGGTCGACTACGTCCTCACGGTGGCGGTGTCGATCTCCTCCGGTGTGGAGAACCTCGGTTCGGCCGTCCCCTTCATCATCGAGAACAAGACGCTGTGCGCGGTCGGGATCATCCTGCTGCTGACGCTCATGAACCTGCGGGGCGTACGGGAGTCGGGCAAGCTCTTCGCGATCCCCACCTATGTCTTCGTCGGCGGCGTCTTCGTGATGATCCTCTGGGGCGCCTACCGCGGGCTGGTCCTGGGTGACGACATGAAGGCCCCCACCGCGGGCTTCGAGGTCCACGCCGAGCAGACCGGGCTGGCCGGCTTCGCGCTGATCTTCCTGCTGCTGCGCGCGTTCTCCGACGGCTGCGCCGCCCTGACCGGTGTCGAGGCGATCAGCAACGGCGTGCCCGCCTTCCGCAAGCCCAAGAGCCGTAACGCGGCGACGACGCTGGCGCTGATGGGCGGCCTCGCCGTGATCATGTTCGTCGGCATCATCACGCTGGCCCTGGTCACCAACGTCAAGATGGCCGAGAACCCCGCGCACGACCTGCTGAAGAACGGCACCCCGCTCGGCGCCGACTACACCCAGAACCCGGTGATCTCGCAGGTCGCGGCTGCGGTCTTCGGCGACGGCTCGTTCCTGTTCGTGGTGCTGGCCGCGGCCACCGCGCTGGTGCTCTTCCTGGCCGCCAACACCGCGTACAACGGCTTCCCGCTGCTCGGCTCGATCCTGGCCCAGGACCGCTATCTGCCCCGCCAGCTGCACACCCGCGGCGACCGGCTCGCCTTCTCCAACGGCATCGTGCTGCTCGCCTCGGCCGCCGCCGTCCTGGTCTACCTCTACGGAGCCGACTCCACCCGGCTGATCCAGCTCTACATCGTCGGCGTCTTCGTCTCCTTCACCCTCAGCCAGACCGGCATGGTGCGGCACTGGAACCGCCATCTGGCGACCGAGCGGGACCCGAACGCCCGCCGCCGTATGGTCCGCGCCCGCGCGATCAACACCTTCGGGGCCTTCTTCACCGGCCTGGTGCTGGTCGTGGTGCTGCTGACGAAGTTCACCCACGGCGCCTGGGTGGCCCTGCTCGGCATGGTCATCTTCTACGTCACCATGACGGCCATCAGGCGCCACTACGACGGCGTCTCCGAGGAGCTCGCGGCGGCCACCGAACAGCTCGACGAGGAGGAGGTGCGCCCCTCCCGGGTGCACTCCCTGGTGCTGGTCTCCAAGGTCCACAAGCCGACGCTGCGCGCCCTGGCCTATGCCAAGCTGATGCGCTCGCACCGGCTGGAGGCGCTGAGCATCAACGTCGACCCCGCCGAGACCAAGGCGCTGCAGCGAGTGTGGCAGGAGCGCGGCATAGATGTGCCGCTGAAGATCCTCGACTCGCCCTACCGCGAGATCACCCGGCCGGTCATCGACTACGTCAAGAGCCTGCGCCGGGAGAGCCCGCGCGATGTGGTCTCCGTCTTCATCCCCGAGTATGTGGTCGGCCACTGGTACGAGCATCTGCTGCACAACCAGAGCGCGCTGCGGCTCAAGGGGCGGCTGCTGTTCACCCCGGGCGTCATGGTCACCTCCGTGCCGTGGCAGCTGGACTCCTCCGAGCTGGCCCGGAAGCGGGCGCGCAAGCGGGCCGAGTGGAACGCCCCGGGGGCGGTGCGGCGCGGTCCGGTGATCCCGGCCAAGCAGCGCGAGAAGGGCGAGAAGGGGCCCAAGGGCGAGAAGCCGGGCGTCACCTCGCAGGTTCCCTGACGGTGGGCCCGCGGTCCCGGGGCATCGGGGCGTGACGGGGTGAGGGCGGGCGCGACGTAGACTGGTGGGCTGTTGTCCCACCGCGCCCCCTCACCCCCTCTGGAGCCTGAACCCGCCATGCAAAGTGAACCCAAGGCATCGCTGGTCGGCGAGGAGTACGAGGTCGAGGTCGGCCCGGTGGCGCACGGCGGCCACTGCATCGCCCGGACCGGCGAAGGTCAGGTGCTCTTCGTCCGGCATGCGCTGCCCGGTGAGCGGGTCGTCGCCCGGGTGACCGAGGGCGAGGAGGGCGCGCGCTTCCTGCGCGCCGACGCGGTGCGGGTGCTGGACGCCTCCAAGGACCGGGTCGAGGCGCCGTGCCCGTTCTCCGGCCCCGGCAAATGCGGCGGCTGCGACTGGCAGCACGCGGCTCCCGGCGCCCAGCGCAGGCTGAAGGCCGAGGTGATCACCGAGCAGCTGGCCCGGCTGGCGGGGCTCACCCCCGCGGAGGCGGGCTGGGACGGCACGGTCGAGCCCGCGCCCGGCGACAAGGTGGCCCGCGGTGAGGTCCCGGCCTGGCGCACCCGGGTGCAGTACGCGGTGGACGAGCAGGGCCGGCCCGGACTGCGTCGCCACCGCTCGCACGAGGTCGAGCCGATCGACCACTGTCTGATCGCCGCCCCCGGCGTCACCGAACTCGGCGTCGAGAAGCGCGAATGGCCCCAGATCGCCGGCGTGGAGGCCATCGCGGCCACCGGCTCCTCCGACCGCCAGGTCGTCCTCACCCCGCGCCCCGGCGGCCGGCTGCCGATCGTCGAGCTGGACCGGCCGGTCTCGGTGCTGCGGGTCAGCGAGTCCCGCGGCCGTGACCGGACCCGTCTGGTGCACCGCGTCCACGGCCGCCCCTTCGTCCGCGAGCGGGCGGCGGGCCGCACCTGGCGGGTCGGCGAGGCCGGTTTCTGGCAGGTCCACCCCAAGGCGGCGGACGTCCTGGTCGAGGCCGTCATGCAGGGCCTGATGCCCCGCCAGGGCGAGACGGCCCTCGATCTGTACTGCGGGGTCGGCCTCTTCGCGGGCGCGATCGCCGAGCGGGTGGGGGAGCGCGGCGCGGTGCTGGGCATCGAGTCGAGCAAGCGCGCGGTCGAGGACGCCCGGCACAACCTCCAGGACCTGGACCGCGTCCGCATCGAGCACGGCAAGGTCGAGCAGGTGCTGCCCCGCACCGGGA contains:
- a CDS encoding cytochrome P450; the protein is MYGPEFAADPHGTYARMRATHGPIAPVELTPGVYASLVTSYPLGLEILRDTERFAKDPRGWRAMQDGSVGPDNPVAPMMMYRPNALFCDGEAHARLRGAITDSLDRVDPHALSEYVERSAETLIDAFASRGEADLIIEYASVLPLLVFNQLFGARPADGPKLVETMMKLFDSGEEAAAANDALLHWISGLLVDKRKQLSADVTSWLIAHPSQLTDDELMQQMILLMAAGTDPQQNLIANALRLLLSDDRFAGELSGGSMPVEDALDEVLWNDPPMANYGTRFPRYDCDVAGVRLRKGEPVLISYAAANHEAAMASDRRSGNRAHLAWSAGAHRCPAERPARVIASVAIERLLDRLPDMELAVPVERLTWRTGPFARALAALPVRFPAQAVAAHEPFAAPTSEPVRFDETSGVSQWNPVPSSSTPPAATSPERQPESPQAARRRLLSFLTAWWRGQ
- a CDS encoding class I SAM-dependent RNA methyltransferase; translation: MQSEPKASLVGEEYEVEVGPVAHGGHCIARTGEGQVLFVRHALPGERVVARVTEGEEGARFLRADAVRVLDASKDRVEAPCPFSGPGKCGGCDWQHAAPGAQRRLKAEVITEQLARLAGLTPAEAGWDGTVEPAPGDKVARGEVPAWRTRVQYAVDEQGRPGLRRHRSHEVEPIDHCLIAAPGVTELGVEKREWPQIAGVEAIAATGSSDRQVVLTPRPGGRLPIVELDRPVSVLRVSESRGRDRTRLVHRVHGRPFVRERAAGRTWRVGEAGFWQVHPKAADVLVEAVMQGLMPRQGETALDLYCGVGLFAGAIAERVGERGAVLGIESSKRAVEDARHNLQDLDRVRIEHGKVEQVLPRTGITEADLIVLDPPRAGAGKETVTRLAALGARRIVYVACDPAALARDLKYFREEGYSPRRTRAFDLFPVTHHVECVAVLEPVAKRS
- a CDS encoding cytochrome P450 family protein, whose translation is MVAWAITRQRTLKELLTDPRVSKDPRQHWPAWINGEITPEWPLITWVAVENMFTAYGGDHRRLRTLVSKAFTARRTAALRPRIEEICTTLLDDLAAAPDEVVDLREAYAYPLPIQVISELFGLDDENLRDRMRRVVDSIFHTSASPEEVTATFNEMYAVLGELVATKRERPGDDLTSGLIAVRDEESGSKLSEKELTDTLALFLSAGHETTVNLLDNAIHALLTRPEQLEHVRAGRATWEDVIEETLRHSAPVANLPLRYAVEDIELDSGVVLHKGDAILAAYAAAGRDPEVHGEDADRFDVTRQLKSHLAFGHGVHLCVGAPLGRLEAAIALPALFDRFPGLTLASGQEPLEPVESFISNGHRTLPARLS
- a CDS encoding APC family permease, encoding MSKLTDLPKRILIGRALRSDKLGETLLPKRIALPVFASDPLSSVAYAPGQVMIVLSVAGASAYHYSPWITIAIIVLMFTVVASYRQNVHAYPSGGGDYEVATTNLGPKAGLTVASALLVDYVLTVAVSISSGVENLGSAVPFIIENKTLCAVGIILLLTLMNLRGVRESGKLFAIPTYVFVGGVFVMILWGAYRGLVLGDDMKAPTAGFEVHAEQTGLAGFALIFLLLRAFSDGCAALTGVEAISNGVPAFRKPKSRNAATTLALMGGLAVIMFVGIITLALVTNVKMAENPAHDLLKNGTPLGADYTQNPVISQVAAAVFGDGSFLFVVLAAATALVLFLAANTAYNGFPLLGSILAQDRYLPRQLHTRGDRLAFSNGIVLLASAAAVLVYLYGADSTRLIQLYIVGVFVSFTLSQTGMVRHWNRHLATERDPNARRRMVRARAINTFGAFFTGLVLVVVLLTKFTHGAWVALLGMVIFYVTMTAIRRHYDGVSEELAAATEQLDEEEVRPSRVHSLVLVSKVHKPTLRALAYAKLMRSHRLEALSINVDPAETKALQRVWQERGIDVPLKILDSPYREITRPVIDYVKSLRRESPRDVVSVFIPEYVVGHWYEHLLHNQSALRLKGRLLFTPGVMVTSVPWQLDSSELARKRARKRAEWNAPGAVRRGPVIPAKQREKGEKGPKGEKPGVTSQVP